In one Corythoichthys intestinalis isolate RoL2023-P3 chromosome 16, ASM3026506v1, whole genome shotgun sequence genomic region, the following are encoded:
- the spsb3a gene encoding SPRY domain-containing SOCS box protein 3a, with protein MSRRGRNSRAWRYVWGEIRRDADARALVLASESDGWGYERLEYSDSDSEADYSAVMVPPGPSAVPVTGESYCGCDSQAETIHHRRGFYQVKDCHCGEDDKEFDWVWDSGSRSTATLLSCDNREVSFHSVSSCGTAAIRGSKELAEGQHFWEIKMTSPVYGTDMMVGIGTSDVNLDKYRHSFCSLLGEDVDSCGLSYTGLLHHKGDKMSFSSRFGQGSIIGVHLDTWHGTLTFFKNRKCIGIAATDLQNKRFYPMACSTAAKSSMKVIRSCSAPTSLMYLCCARLRQLLPDCIDSLDVLPLPPGLRHRLHNKLGWLLNLHGGTTEETADSPDRSPCLAVPSLVGQSSSESDSEGCTSDPEACQRKRCRWT; from the exons ATGTCCAGGCGAGGCAGGAACAGCCGCGCATGGCGATATGTTTGGGGGGAAATACGGCGGGATGCTGATGCAAGAGCACTTGTCTTGGCCTCTGAAAGTGACGGATGGGGTTACGAGCGCCTGGAG TACAGCGATTCTGATTCAGAGGCCGACTACTCCGCGGTGATGGTCCCTCCGGGGCCCAGCGCTGTGCCAGTCACCGGGGAATCTTACTGTGGCTGCGACTCCCAAGCTGAGACTATACACCATCGGAGAGGTTTTTACCAAGTCAAAGACTGTCACTGTGGAGAGGATGATAAAG AATTTGACTGGGTTTGGGATTCTGGCAGCCGATCAACAGCAACGTTACTGAGCTGCGATAATCGGGAAGTCAGCTTCCATTCCGTGTCAAGCTGCGGCACAGCTGCAATCCGTGGGTCCAAGGAGCTGGCAGAAGGGCAACATTTTTGGGAAATCAAGATGACATCCCCTGTCTATGGAACAGACATG ATGGTTGGAATTGGGACCTCTGACGTCAACCTGGACAAATACAGGCATTCGTTCTGCAGCCTTCTGGGAGAAGATGTGGACAGCTGCGGTCTGTCTTACACTG GCTTGTTGCATCATAAAGGCGACAAGATGAGCTTTTCCTCCCGGTTTGGTCAGGGTTCCATTATTGGGGTCCATCTGGACACGTGGCACGGCACCCTTACATTCTTTAAGAATCGCAAGTGCATAG GTATTGCCGCTACAGATCTCCAGAATAAAAGGTTTTACCCCATGGCGTGCTCCACAGCAGCAAAAAGCAGTATGAAGGTGATCAGATCCTGCTCTGCACCCACCTCACTTATGTATCTGTGCTGTGCTCGCCTTCGCCAACTACTGCCAGACTGTATAGACAGCCTTGACGTCCTGCCACTACCGCCGGGGCTTCGCCACCGGCTACACAACAAATTAGGTTGGCTGCTCAATCTCCACGGTGGCACCACAGAGGAGACCGCAGACTCCCCTGATCGCTCTCCGTGCTTGGCCGTGCCTTCCTTGGTCGGGCAATCGTCCTCTGAAAGCGACTCAGAGGGTTGTACGTCTGACCCCGAGGCCTGCCAAAGGAAGAGGTGCCGCTGGACTTAA